The following are from one region of the Ornithodoros turicata isolate Travis unplaced genomic scaffold, ASM3712646v1 Chromosome49, whole genome shotgun sequence genome:
- the LOC135374239 gene encoding uncharacterized protein LOC135374239, whose product MCDPINQPTSVESSALATSASLSTASSAGVTILLQTLRAWAESETERQLVRVLLDGGSQRSFIKQSLSKKLNCQPVGEEQISLYTFGTECARQRKCRRVQIWLRSQYDRSELRIEALEMPDICNDVMQLPSTDLVSNLHRAGMRVGDLSVGNVHCEPGIGILVGADYYWRTVTGDIQHISEDLVAANTVFGWTVQGPSSSSSTTICTNVGVMRVNVESQETELCNELRKFWDLEHIGIQTDSNPTHQDAVFQAFKSTMKNVSGRYQVALPWKTVHPYLPSNEEVARKRLFSLTKQITKNEHMAAEYDKAIRQYLDDGHAEKVLLPHEVDGPTYYMPHHAVVKHERETTKMRIVFDASSVLPVVPR is encoded by the coding sequence ATGTGTGATCCGATAAACCAGCCTACTTCCGTGGAGTCTTCAGCCTTGGCTACGTCGGCAAGCTTAAGCACTGCAAGTTCTGCTGGTGTCACCATACTGCTCCAAACCCTTCGAGCCTGGGCGGAAAGTGAGACCGAACGGCAATTGGTTCGTGTGCTTCTTGATGGCGGAAGCCAAAGATCATTTATCAAGCAATCACTCTCGAAGAAACTCAACTGTCAACCAGTAGGGGAGGAACAAATATCGCTGTACACCTTTGGAACGGAATGCGCCAGGCAGAGGAAGTGTCGTCGGGTTCAGATTTGGCTCCGAAGTCAGTACGACAGAAGTGAGCTACGTATAGAAGCATTGGAAATGCCCGATATTTGTAACGACGTAATGCAACTACCAAGCACGGATTTGGTTTCCAACCTTCATCGGGCCGGAATGCGTGTGGGTGACCTTTCTGTTGGAAACGTTCATTGTGAGCCTGGCATCGGTATACTTGTAGGCGCCGACTATTACTGGCGGACCGTTACTGGCGACATACAGCACATCAGCGAGGACCTGGTAGCGGCAAACACTGTTTTTGGATGGACAGTACAGGGCCCATCGTCTTCAAGTTCAACTACAATATGTACGAACGTAGGAGTCATGCGGGTAAACGTCGAGTCTCAAGAAACGGAATTGTGCAATGAATTACGGAAATTTTGGGACTTGGAACATATCGGGATTCAGACGGACAGTAACCCGACGCATCAGGACGCCGTGTTTCAAGCTTTCAAGTCGACCATGAAGAACGTGAGCGGCAGATATCAGGTCGCACTGCCGTGGAAGACTGTGCACCCGTATTTACCGTCAAACGAAGAAGTAGCAAGGAAGAGGCTCTTTTCTTTAACGAAACAAATTACCAAGAATGAACACATGGCTGCCGAGTATGACAAGGCGATCAGACAGTATTTAGATGATGGTCATGCAGAAAAGGTTCTTCTCCCTCATGAAGTGGATGGGCCAACATATTACATGCCCCACCATGCCGTTGTCAAGCACGAAAGGGAAACCACCAAAATGCGCATCGTTTTCGATGCCTCTTCAGTGCTCCCGGTTGTCCCTCGTTGA
- the LOC135374240 gene encoding uncharacterized protein LOC135374240 — protein sequence MERLKRKRGAIRAAATILIDGIQQLLDGPHSPSLRGDLQEKLDLLKVKETALEELNLAIEEMVLDDKVYDEEIAGSQTYQDRICVAKSRAVQKLNMEYGRELADGSRRHGQGGGDYSTLETTGSGTRTVTVKLPKLEIPRFNGDLRNWNSFWDQFDSTINSNQSIAKVDKFKYLRSYLTDKAATAVSGLSLTAENYDIVLDLLKERFSKKSLIIDAHMSRLLTLTKVSDSSQVMKLRELYDAVMTGVRSLEALDVAQTSYGVLLLSALRKAVPSDLNLEYDRKHLDGEEDLTSYLEFLRTEVSSRERVYDTTTKPEGRKGMIEKQWQWPQKPPPTGAALTVAAETTKCIFCESNEHTLENCDAPISIQEKKGN from the coding sequence ATGGAACGTCTGAAGCGGAAGCGAGGTGCGATTCGAGCAGCTGCAACGATACTTATTGACGGAATACAACAACTACTCGACGGACCACATTCGCCCAGCCTCAGAGGTGATCTTCAGGAGAAGCTAGATCTCCTGAAAGTAAAAGAAACTGCGCTGGAGGAGCTGAATCTCGCCATTGAAGAAATGGTATTGGACGACAAAGTCTACGACGAAGAGATTGCAGGCTCCCAGACATACCAGGACAGGATATGCGTAGCGAAATCCCGAGCTGTACAAAAACTGAACATGGAATACGGCCGAGAACTTGCTGACGGATCGAGAAGACATGGCCAAGGCGGGGGAGATTACAGCACACTGGAGACTACAGGTAGCGGTACGAGAACCGTTACAGTGAAGCTACCGAAATTGGAAATCCCACGATTTAACGGCGACCTCCGGAACTGGAATAGTTTTTGGGACCAATTTGATTCTACGATAAACAGCAATCAGTCAATTGCAAAGGTGGACAAGTTCAAGTATCTGCGTAGCTACCTCACTGACAAAGCTGCAACGGCGGTGAGTGGACTGTCGCTGACTGCAGAGAACTATGACATCGTTTTGGACTTGTTGAAAGAAAGGTTCAGCAAGAAAAGTCTCATCATCGATGCGCACATGTCACGCCTGTTGACTCTGACTAAAGTCAGCGACTCCAGTCAAGTAATGAAGCTCCGCGAGCTGTATGACGCCGTCATGACTGGTGTCCGCTCTCTTGAAGCTCTCGACGTTGCGCAAACGTCTTACGGTGTTCTCCTACTTTCTGCGCTAAGGAAGGCTGTTCCCAGCGACCTCAACCTTGAATACGACCGGAAACACCTCGATGGGGAAGAGGATTTGACCTCGTATTTAGAGTTCCTGAGAACTGAAGTATCCAGTCGAGAGAGAGTTTACGACACGACCACAAAACCCGAAGGACGCAAGGGTATGATCGAGAAGCAGTGGCAGTGGCCACAGAAGCCTCCTCCGACCGGGGCTGCATTGACTGTTGCTGCAGAGACAACAAAATGCATATTTTGTGAATCCAACGAACACACTTTGGAGAATTGTGACGCTCCAATTTCGATTCAAGAGAAGAAAGGAAACTGA